In the Emys orbicularis isolate rEmyOrb1 chromosome 3, rEmyOrb1.hap1, whole genome shotgun sequence genome, one interval contains:
- the PROKR1 gene encoding prokineticin receptor 1 encodes MGQEEHNTTTTTIINFAAIYNLHSGDFTSFRNFSFPFNFSYSDYDLPLDSEDDVTKTRTFFAAKIVIGVALIGIMLVCGIGNFIFIAALARYKKLRNLTNLLIANLAISDFIVAIVCCPFEMDYYVVRQLSWEHGHVLCASVNYLRTVSLYVSTNALLAIAVDRYLAIVHPLKPRMNYQTATFLIALVWIVSILIAIPSAYFATETVIFIVKNQEKIFCGQIWPVDQQMYYKSYFLFIFGIEFVGPVITMTLCYARISRELWFKTVPGFQTEQIRKRLRCRRKTVMVLMCILTAYVLCWAPFYGFTIVRDFFPTVFVKEKHYLTAFYIVECIAMSNSMINTMCFVTVKNNTMKYLKKIMLLRWRSTYNGSKSSVDLDIKTSAMPVTEEVDCIKLK; translated from the exons ATGGGGCAGGAAGAgcacaacaccaccaccaccaccatcatcaacTTCGCTGCCATCTACAACCTCCACAGTGGGGACTTCACCTCCTTCCGAAATTTCTCCTTCCCATTCAATTTCAGCTACAGCGATTACGACTTGCCCCTGGACAGTGAGGATGATGTGACCAAAACCCGCACCTTCTTCGCGGCCAAGATTGTGATTGGGGTGGCGCTCATCGGCATCATGCTGGTCTGTGGCATCGGCAACTTCATCTTCATCGCTGCCCTGGCCCGCTACAAGAAGCTGCGCAACCTCACCAACCTACTGATTGCTAACCTGGCCATCTCAGACTTCATCGTGGCCATCGTCTGCTGTCCCTTTGAGATGGACTACTACGTGGTGCGGCAGCTGTCCTGGGAGCACGGCCATGTGCTCTGTGCCTCCGTCAATTACCTACGCACCGTCTCCCTGTACGTCTCTACCAATGCTCTCCTGGCTATAGCCGTAGACAG GTATCTGGCCATTGTCCACCCACTCAAACCACGTATGAATTATCAAACAGCTACTTTCCTAATTGCCTTGGTCTGGATAGTCTCCATACTCATTGCGATACCATCTGCATATTTTGCTACTGAAACTGTAATATTCATAGTAAAAAATCAGGAGAAAATTTTTTGTGGCCAGATTTGGCCAGTTGACCAGCAAATGTATTATAAATCCTACTTCCTCTTCATCTTTGGCATTGAATTTGTTGGACCCGTAATCACAATGACCCTGTGTTATGCCAGGATCTCCAGAGAGCTTTGGTTTAAAACTGTCCCAGGGTTCCAGACAGAACAGATCAGAAAGAGGCTCCGGTGCAGAAGAAAAACAGTCATGGTACTTATGTGTATCCTAACTGCCTATGTCCTCTGCTGGGCCCCATTCTATGGATTCACAATCGTCCGTGACTTTTTCCCCACTGTCTTTGTGAAAGAGAAGCATTACCTTACAGCCTTTTACATAGTTGAGTGCATTGCCATGAGCAACAGCATGATCAACACCATGTGCTTTGTAACTGTAAAGAATAACACCATGAAGTATTTGAAGAAGATCATGTTGCTTAGGTGGAGATCTACATATAACGGCAGCAAATCTAGTGTAGATTTAGACATTAAAACTAGTGCAATGCCTGTCACAGAAGAGGTAGACTGCATAAAATTAAAGTAA